In Nocardia asteroides, the following proteins share a genomic window:
- a CDS encoding glycerophosphodiester phosphodiesterase codes for MSQGNRAPFVVAHRGASAARPEHTLAAYELALEEGADGVECDVRLTRDGHLVCVHDRTVDRTADATGLVSELTLAELRDMNFGTEDAPSGVLALSDLIGLVLDWRSRPTKLFIETKHPVRYGALVENKVLAELQRFGIATPASADHSRAVVMSFAATAVWRIRRAAPLLPTVLLGESSRFLGGGAATTVGATAVGPSVKTLREHPELVDKAAAAGRATYCWTVDDPDDVKLCADLGVSWVATNHPGRTKALLAGV; via the coding sequence GTGAGCCAGGGCAATCGCGCGCCGTTCGTCGTCGCGCACCGCGGCGCGTCCGCGGCGCGTCCCGAGCACACCCTCGCCGCCTACGAGCTGGCGCTCGAGGAAGGCGCCGACGGCGTCGAGTGCGACGTCCGGCTGACCCGCGACGGGCACCTGGTCTGCGTGCACGACCGCACCGTCGACCGCACCGCCGACGCCACCGGCCTGGTCAGCGAGCTGACCCTGGCCGAGCTGCGCGACATGAACTTCGGCACCGAGGACGCGCCGTCGGGCGTGCTGGCACTCAGCGACCTGATCGGCCTGGTCCTGGACTGGCGCAGCAGGCCGACCAAGCTGTTCATCGAGACCAAGCACCCGGTGCGCTACGGCGCCCTGGTGGAGAACAAGGTGCTCGCCGAACTCCAGCGCTTCGGCATCGCCACCCCGGCGTCCGCCGACCACTCGCGGGCCGTGGTGATGTCGTTCGCCGCCACCGCGGTGTGGCGGATCCGCCGCGCGGCGCCGCTGCTGCCCACCGTGCTGCTCGGCGAGTCCTCGCGATTCCTCGGCGGCGGGGCCGCGACCACGGTGGGCGCCACCGCGGTCGGCCCGTCGGTGAAGACGCTGCGCGAGCATCCCGAACTGGTCGACAAGGCGGCCGCGGCGGGCCGGGCCACCTACTGCTGGACCGTCGACGATCCCGACGACGTGAAATTGTGCGCCGACCTGGGCGTCAGCTGGGTCGCCACCAACCACCCCGGCCGCACCAAAGCCCTGCTCGCCGGGGTCTGA
- a CDS encoding DUF5926 family protein: MGKSKRNSPKPDSNRAQRLAERRAAQEQASAAPTRPFEGLAAECDLVALREFVPSATATLKLAPGVAAQREVTLATVLPGAVAALVRAGDEPVGFVGTQMQYQGTDPNADIAAAILWTQSAEPGESLNSADAVEGGPRLADVIDPGADLELTVHQDFDWWVPAGVTPDPQVAATIEQAKQAIMPSARIDLGADGIGAAWWVDAGEKAHVRWVRPEDEDKLMLALARVHASGGLHMGEGSRFAGSFRTHGLLVPVFDLDPERHPTEWETPAREFGARLAEALSSDAPMTGEERRSRDGLRSRQVTLR; the protein is encoded by the coding sequence GTGGGTAAAAGCAAGCGGAACAGTCCGAAGCCCGACAGTAATCGGGCTCAGCGTCTCGCCGAGCGGCGTGCGGCGCAGGAGCAGGCATCGGCGGCCCCGACGCGGCCGTTCGAGGGGCTTGCTGCCGAATGTGATCTGGTGGCGCTGCGGGAGTTCGTGCCGTCGGCGACCGCGACCTTGAAGCTGGCGCCCGGTGTCGCGGCGCAGCGCGAGGTGACGCTGGCGACCGTGCTGCCCGGCGCGGTGGCCGCGCTGGTGCGCGCGGGCGACGAGCCGGTGGGCTTCGTCGGCACGCAGATGCAGTACCAGGGCACCGACCCGAACGCCGACATCGCGGCGGCGATCCTGTGGACCCAGTCCGCCGAGCCGGGCGAGTCGCTGAACTCGGCCGACGCGGTCGAGGGCGGCCCGCGCCTGGCCGACGTGATCGATCCCGGCGCCGACCTCGAGCTCACCGTGCATCAGGACTTCGACTGGTGGGTGCCCGCGGGCGTGACCCCAGATCCGCAGGTGGCGGCCACGATCGAGCAGGCCAAGCAGGCGATCATGCCGTCGGCGCGGATCGATCTCGGTGCCGACGGCATCGGTGCGGCCTGGTGGGTCGACGCGGGCGAGAAGGCGCACGTGCGCTGGGTGCGTCCCGAGGACGAGGACAAGCTGATGCTCGCGCTGGCGCGCGTGCACGCGAGCGGCGGACTGCACATGGGCGAGGGCTCGCGCTTCGCCGGTTCGTTCCGCACGCACGGCCTGCTGGTGCCGGTGTTCGACCTCGATCCCGAGCGGCACCCCACCGAATGGGAAACTCCCGCACGGGAATTCGGGGCTCGGCTGGCCGAGGCGCTTTCTTCGGACGCGCCGATGACGGGCGAGGAGCGGCGTTCGCGCGACGGGCTGCGGTCGCGTCAGGTCACCCTGCGCTGA
- a CDS encoding ferritin, translating into MSIHPEPPRSKFHSLLQDQIRHEFNAEHQYIAIAVWFDNNDLPQLAKRFYAQSVEERNHALMIVQYFLDRDISIEIAGIDAAKSNFESAREPIELALAQEKTVTDQIIRLASTAREEGDYLGEQFMQWFLKEQVEEVAHMTTLLNIADRAGSNLFDLEAFMWRELSTPKDASGAPSVAGGSV; encoded by the coding sequence ATGTCGATTCATCCGGAACCCCCGCGCAGCAAATTCCACAGCCTGCTTCAAGACCAGATCCGGCATGAGTTCAACGCCGAACATCAGTACATCGCCATTGCGGTGTGGTTCGACAACAACGACCTGCCGCAGCTGGCCAAGCGCTTCTACGCCCAGTCTGTCGAAGAGCGCAATCACGCGCTGATGATCGTGCAGTACTTCCTCGATCGCGACATCAGCATCGAGATCGCCGGCATCGATGCGGCGAAGTCGAACTTCGAGTCCGCCCGCGAGCCGATCGAGCTGGCCCTGGCCCAGGAGAAGACGGTCACCGACCAGATCATCCGGCTGGCGAGCACCGCCCGCGAAGAGGGCGACTACCTCGGCGAGCAGTTCATGCAGTGGTTCCTGAAGGAACAGGTCGAGGAAGTCGCGCACATGACCACACTGCTCAACATCGCCGATCGCGCCGGGTCGAACCTGTTCGATCTGGAGGCGTTCATGTGGCGCGAGCTCAGCACCCCGAAGGACGCGTCGGGCGCACCGTCCGTCGCCGGTGGCAGCGTCTGA
- a CDS encoding ferritin has protein sequence MSEDRSFIELLREQIRHGLTASQQYLAAAVYFDAQRLPQLAGQTYARSAENRGHAMRMVQYLLDRDVAVTIGGLDEVREEFDSPRAAIAYLLDRERVTTGQISALAAAARSAEDYLGEQFMQWFLQEQVADVAEISTLLTVLDRQENLFDVEEFIRRELAGAVAVDNTGPKMAGTGHLQ, from the coding sequence ATGTCCGAGGACCGATCGTTCATCGAGCTGCTGCGCGAGCAGATCCGGCACGGACTCACCGCGTCGCAGCAGTACCTGGCCGCCGCCGTGTATTTCGACGCGCAGCGCCTGCCACAGCTGGCCGGGCAGACCTATGCCCGCTCGGCGGAGAATCGGGGCCATGCCATGCGGATGGTCCAGTATCTGCTCGATCGCGATGTCGCGGTGACGATCGGCGGGCTCGACGAGGTGCGCGAGGAGTTCGACTCGCCGCGCGCCGCGATCGCGTATCTGCTCGATCGGGAGCGCGTCACCACCGGCCAGATCAGCGCGCTGGCCGCCGCGGCCAGATCCGCCGAGGATTACCTGGGCGAACAATTCATGCAGTGGTTCCTCCAGGAACAGGTGGCCGACGTCGCCGAGATCAGCACGCTGCTCACCGTGCTCGACCGGCAGGAGAATCTCTTCGACGTGGAGGAATTCATCCGGCGCGAGCTGGCGGGCGCGGTCGCGGTGGACAACACGGGACCGAAAATGGCTGGCACAGGGCACCTTCAGTAA
- a CDS encoding LCP family protein gives MNGDDPRDDPRRRRVPPHAGRPGGPAMPPPGRGVPPRRPVPPGEDPTVRHGNRGPAPDEGPTVRYNPAPRRERPASHIEPTQVMHRDGRGDQPLAYSQMPREQEKPRQHAPTQRPMPHREPPRHAPTQRPVPHHDPIPPRRTPPPPDAGRQAQPPRRRRKRHPFRWMTVLIVLLIAGLIAAVVHLDNSLTRIPALTSYSGRVADTPGTNWLLVGSDGRGDLSTDQEQELSTGGDTGPERTDTIMLVHIPASGPTTMVSLPRDSYVSIPGYGKDKLNASFAFGGAPLLVQTVEEATGVRIDHYAQIGFGGFAGVVDALGGIDVCLDEPIVDPLAGLDLPAGCQRLTGPEALGFVRTRATPRADVDRMNHQRMFMSALLKKATSTGTLLNPFSLWPMATGVAGSLKVDDSDHIWNLAALGWAMRGDTVTTSVPIGGFDDTDVGNVLLWDKAKASGFFEALANDQQIPEDLLTR, from the coding sequence ATGAACGGCGACGATCCGCGCGACGACCCGCGCAGGCGCCGGGTGCCGCCGCACGCAGGCCGCCCCGGCGGTCCGGCCATGCCACCGCCCGGCCGGGGTGTCCCGCCACGCAGGCCGGTGCCGCCCGGCGAGGACCCGACGGTCCGCCACGGCAACCGCGGTCCGGCCCCCGACGAGGGCCCCACGGTGCGCTACAACCCGGCACCGCGCCGGGAACGACCCGCCTCGCATATCGAGCCCACCCAGGTCATGCACCGCGACGGGCGCGGTGATCAGCCGCTCGCGTACTCGCAGATGCCGCGCGAGCAGGAGAAGCCGCGCCAGCACGCGCCCACCCAGCGCCCGATGCCGCACCGCGAGCCGCCGCGGCACGCGCCGACCCAGCGCCCGGTCCCGCACCACGATCCGATCCCGCCCCGGCGCACCCCGCCGCCGCCCGACGCGGGCAGGCAGGCGCAGCCGCCGCGCCGGCGGCGCAAGCGTCATCCGTTCCGGTGGATGACGGTGCTCATCGTGCTGCTGATCGCCGGTCTGATCGCGGCGGTCGTCCACCTGGACAACTCGCTCACCCGCATCCCGGCCTTGACCTCCTACAGCGGCCGGGTGGCGGACACACCGGGGACGAACTGGTTGCTGGTCGGCTCCGACGGCCGCGGTGACCTCTCCACCGATCAGGAGCAGGAACTCTCGACCGGCGGCGACACCGGTCCCGAGCGCACCGACACGATCATGCTGGTGCACATCCCGGCGTCCGGGCCGACCACGATGGTCAGCCTGCCGCGCGACTCCTACGTCAGCATTCCCGGCTACGGCAAGGACAAGCTGAACGCGTCGTTCGCCTTCGGTGGCGCGCCGCTGCTGGTGCAGACGGTCGAGGAGGCCACCGGGGTGCGCATCGACCACTACGCGCAGATCGGTTTCGGCGGTTTCGCCGGCGTCGTCGACGCGCTCGGCGGCATCGATGTGTGCCTGGACGAGCCGATCGTCGACCCGCTGGCCGGGCTCGACCTGCCCGCGGGCTGCCAGCGGCTGACCGGTCCGGAGGCGCTCGGTTTCGTGCGCACCAGGGCCACGCCGCGCGCCGACGTGGACCGGATGAACCACCAGCGGATGTTCATGTCGGCGCTGCTGAAGAAGGCGACCAGCACCGGCACCCTGCTCAATCCGTTCTCGCTGTGGCCGATGGCCACCGGCGTCGCGGGTTCGCTGAAAGTCGACGACAGCGACCACATCTGGAACCTGGCCGCGCTCGGCTGGGCCATGCGCGGCGACACCGTCACCACCAGCGTGCCGATCGGCGGATTCGACGACACCGACGTGGGCAACGTGCTGCTCTGGGACAAGGCCAAGGCGAGCGGATTCTTCGAGGCGCTGGCCAACGATCAACAGATTCCCGAGGACCTGCTGACGCGGTAA
- a CDS encoding CPBP family intramembrane glutamic endopeptidase → MRVEPPDTPLSERERFGLRVEIVIVLLVTFGLSGISAALSLLDSALSPGGVGGRTVALNASRSDNSLLDMLFQLVGITRLLAWAALGLYLLWRSGIGPRLIGLARIGRTDVLAGLVLAAVIGLPGLALYLAAHAFGVSVTIVPSSLTEHWWRLPVLILSACANSVAEEVLVVGYLITRLRRLGWSENGSLAASALLRGSYHLYQGLGGGLGNIVMGVIFARYWQRTNRLWPLILAHATIDAVAYLGYTVLRGRVGWLP, encoded by the coding sequence ATGCGCGTCGAGCCCCCTGACACCCCGCTGAGCGAGCGCGAGCGCTTCGGTCTCCGCGTCGAGATCGTCATCGTCCTGCTCGTCACCTTCGGGTTGAGCGGGATCAGCGCCGCGCTGTCGCTGCTGGATTCGGCGTTGTCGCCGGGCGGCGTCGGCGGGCGCACGGTGGCGCTGAACGCCTCGCGCTCGGACAATTCGTTGCTCGACATGCTGTTCCAGCTGGTCGGCATCACCCGGCTGCTGGCCTGGGCCGCGCTGGGCCTGTACCTGCTGTGGCGCAGCGGGATCGGGCCGCGGCTGATCGGCCTGGCCCGGATCGGGCGCACCGACGTGCTGGCCGGGCTGGTGCTGGCCGCGGTGATCGGGCTGCCCGGCCTGGCGCTGTATCTGGCCGCGCACGCGTTCGGGGTGAGCGTCACCATCGTGCCCAGTTCGCTGACCGAGCACTGGTGGCGGCTGCCGGTGCTGATCCTGTCGGCGTGTGCCAACTCGGTGGCCGAGGAAGTGCTGGTGGTGGGCTATCTGATCACCCGGCTGCGCAGGCTCGGCTGGTCGGAGAACGGTTCGCTGGCCGCCTCGGCGCTGCTGCGCGGCAGCTACCACCTGTATCAGGGGCTCGGCGGTGGCCTGGGCAACATCGTGATGGGTGTGATCTTCGCCCGGTACTGGCAGCGCACGAATCGGCTGTGGCCGCTGATCCTGGCCCACGCCACCATCGACGCGGTCGCCTACCTGGGCTACACAGTGTTGCGCGGACGCGTCGGCTGGCTGCCGTGA
- a CDS encoding DUF2470 domain-containing protein: MSSPTTILAPTTAERVRSACAHAETAMLALPGIDPVPTTLHHLRRCGDAVIAVPADSIAAALAATANETSAVLELTDHAPLPLREPVRALVWLRGWVRQVPVQAQRALAIEIAKEFPHPGLLDVGHGVTLMRVMVNSAVLADASGAESVDHSDLRAAALDPFCEMESAWLQHMAEDHADIVAQLSRHLPARLRGGLVHPLAIDRYGLTLRVESAEGDHDVRLAFGAPADDVAALSKAVRILAGCPFLNGLRRI; the protein is encoded by the coding sequence ATGTCGAGCCCAACCACGATCCTCGCGCCGACGACCGCGGAGCGGGTTCGCAGCGCGTGCGCCCACGCGGAGACGGCGATGCTCGCGCTGCCCGGCATCGATCCGGTACCGACCACGCTGCATCACCTGCGCCGCTGCGGCGACGCGGTGATCGCGGTACCCGCCGACTCGATCGCGGCGGCGCTGGCCGCCACGGCGAACGAGACCTCGGCGGTGCTCGAGCTCACCGACCACGCCCCGCTGCCGCTGCGCGAGCCGGTCCGGGCCCTGGTGTGGCTGCGCGGCTGGGTGCGCCAGGTGCCGGTGCAGGCCCAGCGCGCGCTCGCGATCGAAATCGCCAAGGAGTTCCCGCATCCGGGGCTGCTGGACGTGGGCCACGGAGTCACCCTGATGCGCGTGATGGTGAACTCGGCGGTGCTGGCCGACGCTTCCGGCGCCGAATCGGTCGACCACAGCGACCTGCGCGCCGCCGCCCTCGACCCGTTCTGCGAGATGGAAAGCGCCTGGCTGCAGCACATGGCCGAGGACCACGCCGACATCGTGGCCCAGCTGTCGCGGCATCTGCCCGCTCGCCTGCGCGGCGGCCTGGTGCATCCGCTGGCCATCGACCGCTACGGCCTGACCCTGCGGGTCGAGAGCGCCGAGGGCGACCACGACGTGCGGCTGGCCTTCGGCGCGCCCGCCGACGACGTCGCCGCGCTGAGCAAGGCGGTGCGCATCCTGGCTGGGTGCCCCTTTCTGAACGGCCTGCGCCGCATCTGA
- the pheA gene encoding prephenate dehydratase encodes MPRIAYFGPSGTFTEMALAKFETSGVFDAPVERVAAPSQGAALDLIRSGDVDGAVVPIESSVEGSIPATLDSLAIGPRLQIMAETELEVTFTIVARPGTALDQVRTLAAYPVAAAQVRQWVARTMPQAQPFTSASNAAAAEDVAAGTADAAVSTALAGERLGLVALASGVADHEQAITRFVLVTKPGVAPAATGADRTSVVLELPNEPGSLMRAFAEFATRGVDLTRIESRPTRTAMGTYRFYLDCVGHLDDPAVAETLKALHRTARVRYLGSWPASAAVGTPPPSDEPAAEWLTQLRKGVADL; translated from the coding sequence GTGCCGCGTATTGCGTATTTCGGACCGTCCGGAACGTTCACCGAGATGGCTCTGGCGAAGTTCGAGACCTCGGGAGTCTTCGACGCCCCGGTCGAACGTGTCGCCGCGCCGAGCCAGGGCGCGGCACTGGACCTGATCCGCTCCGGCGACGTCGACGGCGCCGTGGTGCCGATCGAGAGTTCCGTCGAAGGATCCATCCCCGCGACCCTGGACTCCCTCGCCATCGGCCCCCGCTTGCAGATCATGGCCGAGACCGAGCTCGAGGTGACTTTCACGATCGTCGCGCGGCCCGGCACCGCCCTCGACCAGGTGCGCACGCTGGCCGCCTACCCGGTGGCCGCTGCCCAGGTCCGGCAGTGGGTCGCGCGCACGATGCCGCAGGCGCAGCCGTTCACCTCGGCGTCCAACGCCGCGGCCGCCGAGGACGTGGCCGCGGGCACCGCCGACGCCGCGGTGTCGACCGCGCTGGCCGGCGAGCGGCTCGGGCTGGTGGCGCTGGCCTCCGGCGTGGCCGACCACGAGCAGGCGATCACCCGGTTCGTCCTGGTCACCAAGCCCGGCGTCGCGCCCGCCGCCACCGGCGCCGACCGCACCTCCGTGGTGCTCGAACTGCCGAACGAGCCGGGCTCGCTGATGCGCGCGTTCGCCGAATTCGCCACGCGCGGTGTGGATCTGACCCGCATCGAGTCCAGGCCCACCCGGACCGCGATGGGCACCTACCGCTTCTACCTGGACTGCGTCGGCCACCTCGACGATCCGGCGGTCGCGGAGACACTGAAGGCATTGCACCGCACGGCGCGGGTCCGCTACCTCGGATCCTGGCCCGCGTCCGCGGCAGTCGGCACGCCGCCCCCGTCGGACGAGCCTGCCGCAGAATGGTTGACGCAGTTGCGAAAGGGGGTCGCCGACCTATGA
- a CDS encoding histidine phosphatase family protein, with protein MRTPAKLVLVRHGETEGNIAKILDTQVPGLPLTERGVAQAKAFGAALVRAPQVLVSSEALRARQTASYIEAATGTQAHVLDGLYEVQVGELHGRSDREAHEFFQKIYRGWHHGELDTRAPGGESGHEVLERIVPVLDGLREEFLTGDADGDVVVVNHGAAMRLVAMTLAGVAPPFTTNNHLDNTETIELVPTENGGWECLRWGRFLPPFTVKAAPSADDPMG; from the coding sequence ATGAGAACACCCGCCAAGCTGGTCCTGGTCCGCCACGGGGAGACCGAGGGCAACATCGCCAAGATCCTCGACACCCAGGTTCCCGGCCTGCCGCTGACCGAACGTGGTGTGGCACAGGCGAAGGCGTTCGGCGCCGCGCTCGTACGCGCCCCGCAGGTCCTCGTCTCGTCGGAAGCCTTGCGCGCCAGGCAGACCGCGAGCTACATCGAAGCCGCCACCGGCACCCAGGCACACGTCCTCGACGGCCTGTACGAAGTCCAGGTCGGCGAACTGCACGGCCGCTCGGACCGGGAAGCACACGAGTTCTTCCAGAAGATCTACCGGGGTTGGCATCACGGCGAGCTCGACACCAGGGCGCCCGGCGGCGAGTCCGGCCATGAGGTGCTCGAACGGATCGTGCCGGTGCTCGACGGACTGCGCGAGGAATTCCTCACCGGCGACGCCGACGGCGACGTGGTGGTCGTCAACCACGGCGCCGCCATGCGCCTGGTCGCGATGACACTGGCCGGGGTGGCGCCGCCGTTCACGACGAACAACCACCTCGACAACACCGAGACGATCGAACTGGTGCCCACCGAGAACGGCGGCTGGGAGTGCCTGCGCTGGGGCAGGTTCCTGCCGCCGTTCACGGTCAAGGCCGCGCCGTCGGCCGACGATCCGATGGGGTGA
- a CDS encoding ESX secretion-associated protein EspG: protein MTILGGGGGGSLLEAVVLSLDDMQFLLEKLQFDEMPVVLDAMGRYDNVTAHDAAMKVAEAALTERELLFGDVVQPELAERLRVLYRPQWIIALRWVVQGHVNRFCLAQGDDRAVVALRGPESFVIDDAGLDLPGAVLHALGQSEALELYGMNAPTEALAPIFGDTGDVATTVERLSKIGKPATDAQALASALVEIHSYAEIVGVAYGDGTREIQDNHIAVFNTRAGRFIITASVADDGVKWSSIATGTNARLRTAVADLIESLPIRTEFPAAKAENLG, encoded by the coding sequence GTGACGATTCTCGGCGGGGGCGGCGGGGGGTCGCTGCTCGAGGCCGTCGTGCTCTCGCTCGACGACATGCAGTTCCTCCTGGAGAAGCTGCAGTTCGACGAGATGCCCGTGGTGCTCGACGCCATGGGCCGCTATGACAACGTCACAGCGCACGACGCCGCCATGAAGGTGGCCGAGGCCGCGCTCACCGAACGCGAACTGCTGTTCGGTGACGTGGTGCAGCCGGAGCTGGCCGAGCGCCTGCGGGTGCTCTACCGGCCGCAATGGATCATCGCGCTGCGGTGGGTGGTCCAGGGCCACGTGAACCGATTCTGTCTGGCGCAGGGCGACGACCGCGCGGTCGTCGCCCTGCGCGGGCCGGAGTCGTTCGTCATCGACGACGCCGGGCTCGATCTGCCCGGCGCGGTACTGCACGCGCTCGGTCAGTCCGAGGCGCTCGAGCTGTACGGCATGAACGCGCCCACCGAGGCGCTCGCGCCGATCTTCGGCGACACGGGCGACGTCGCCACCACCGTGGAGCGGCTGAGCAAGATCGGCAAGCCCGCCACCGACGCCCAGGCGCTGGCCTCGGCACTGGTGGAGATCCACTCCTACGCCGAGATCGTCGGCGTCGCCTACGGTGACGGCACCCGCGAGATCCAGGACAACCACATCGCCGTGTTCAACACGCGCGCAGGCCGTTTCATCATCACGGCCAGCGTCGCCGACGACGGGGTGAAGTGGTCGTCCATCGCCACCGGCACCAACGCGCGCCTGCGCACGGCGGTGGCCGACCTCATCGAGTCGCTGCCGATCCGCACCGAGTTCCCGGCCGCGAAGGCCGAGAACCTGGGGTAG
- a CDS encoding PPE family protein, which translates to MTAGITGVFWLPRMAEVNSTTLNTGAHAVPISAAATSWGTLAAAWGDAAFTVTRVIAEVGVGLQGVNGMAVLAKLAPFGAWAGQQGIMAAAMSAKATANATAYTVASIAMPSLPEIAATNTAVAASANPPGVVSGAFEAAEVARHAMDIRAALVMETYEAATTATVTTPGEFSMPPTIASGAGTAQQGDFGSDPLATAAAAAQAFVTNPGVVSAATQAANVAGGVLTSGVSTVGNIGASAISAATAATVPATTAAAPAMASLGAAGAAAGGMATMSAGLGNVTLNAGQLKLPEGWGAPAANAAAAAPVSVVSRVDNAPVRNANTAGNPLLGSRANDEEDDEHKANDYGRSDEAFTDGRFTADGVIGSDLAGTAK; encoded by the coding sequence ATGACCGCAGGGATCACCGGGGTCTTCTGGCTGCCGCGCATGGCCGAAGTCAACTCGACCACACTGAACACGGGCGCGCACGCCGTCCCGATCTCCGCCGCCGCCACGTCGTGGGGCACGCTGGCCGCCGCGTGGGGTGACGCCGCGTTCACCGTCACGCGCGTGATCGCCGAGGTCGGCGTCGGCCTCCAGGGCGTCAACGGTATGGCCGTGCTCGCCAAGCTGGCGCCGTTCGGCGCCTGGGCGGGTCAGCAGGGCATCATGGCCGCGGCCATGAGCGCCAAGGCCACCGCCAACGCCACCGCCTACACCGTGGCCTCCATCGCGATGCCGAGCCTGCCCGAGATCGCCGCCACCAACACCGCGGTCGCCGCCTCGGCCAACCCGCCCGGCGTCGTGTCCGGCGCGTTCGAGGCGGCCGAGGTCGCCCGGCACGCCATGGACATCCGCGCCGCGCTGGTGATGGAGACCTACGAGGCCGCCACCACGGCCACCGTCACCACGCCCGGCGAGTTCTCGATGCCGCCGACGATCGCCAGCGGCGCGGGCACCGCGCAGCAGGGCGATTTCGGCAGCGACCCGCTGGCCACCGCGGCCGCCGCCGCGCAGGCCTTCGTCACCAACCCGGGTGTCGTCAGCGCCGCCACCCAGGCGGCGAACGTCGCCGGTGGCGTCCTGACCAGCGGTGTCAGCACGGTGGGCAACATCGGCGCCTCCGCGATCTCGGCCGCCACCGCGGCGACCGTGCCCGCGACCACCGCCGCCGCGCCCGCGATGGCGAGCCTCGGCGCGGCCGGTGCCGCCGCCGGTGGCATGGCCACCATGTCGGCCGGCCTCGGCAACGTCACCCTCAACGCCGGTCAGCTCAAGCTGCCCGAGGGTTGGGGCGCGCCCGCCGCCAACGCGGCCGCCGCCGCACCGGTGTCGGTCGTCTCGCGCGTCGACAACGCCCCGGTCCGCAACGCGAACACCGCGGGCAACCCGCTGCTCGGCAGCCGCGCCAACGACGAAGAAGACGACGAGCACAAGGCCAACGACTACGGCCGCTCCGACGAGGCCTTCACCGACGGCCGCTTCACCGCCGACGGCGTGATCGGCTCCGACCTCGCCGGCACGGCCAAGTGA
- a CDS encoding PE family protein, which translates to MVGHVLITPEIVLAAAAELDLLAERLAVAAGLAGPTTHVLPSGAEEVSLLAAGHFNKAASTHDSSVAQGILELHHAAATLRTQLATNIVEDVAQGAAITAIQV; encoded by the coding sequence ATGGTCGGACACGTTCTCATCACGCCTGAAATCGTCCTCGCCGCAGCCGCGGAGCTGGACCTGCTCGCCGAGCGGCTCGCCGTCGCCGCCGGTCTGGCCGGGCCGACAACCCACGTGCTCCCCTCGGGAGCCGAAGAGGTGTCGCTGCTCGCCGCAGGCCATTTCAACAAGGCCGCGTCCACGCACGACAGCTCGGTCGCCCAGGGCATCCTCGAGCTGCACCACGCGGCGGCCACACTGCGCACGCAGCTGGCGACCAACATCGTCGAAGACGTGGCTCAGGGGGCGGCCATCACCGCCATCCAGGTGTAG
- a CDS encoding metallopeptidase family protein has product MSEERFEELVGDALDLIPPELTEAIDNVVVLVEARNDEEPSLLGLYHGIALTERDSYYAGSLPDTVTIYREAILDICDTDDEVVEEVAITVIHEIAHYFGIDDDRLHELGWG; this is encoded by the coding sequence ATGTCCGAGGAGCGGTTCGAGGAGCTGGTCGGCGACGCGCTCGACCTGATCCCACCGGAGCTGACCGAAGCCATCGACAACGTGGTCGTGCTGGTAGAGGCCCGAAACGACGAGGAGCCCTCGCTGCTCGGGCTCTATCACGGGATCGCGCTGACCGAGCGCGACAGCTACTACGCGGGTTCGCTGCCCGATACCGTAACCATCTATCGAGAGGCTATTCTCGATATCTGCGACACGGACGACGAGGTGGTCGAGGAAGTAGCGATCACCGTGATCCATGAAATAGCACACTATTTCGGGATTGACGACGACCGGTTGCATGAGCTGGGATGGGGCTAG